The genomic segment GTGGGAAGAAAGTCTGTGATGATTTTCCGGATTGTTCACTAATTGACGCAATTGTTTTGACGCTCCAACAAAATTGGTCCCGCAGTCTGAAAATATTTCGTGCGGAAGACCACGTCGCGCAACGAAACGATCGAGTGCGGCCAAGAACGCATCAGGATAGTCAAGTCCAATACTATTTCTAAATGCACCGCCTTCACGGCCATGCATACAAATACAGCGACATACACTTTATATTGTCTTGCCTTCCGCAAGCGGCATTCGCGCATTGGCAAGGGACCAGCGTAGTCAATCCCAACACGGGAGAACGGTCGGCAAGCTTGAACACGTACCGCAGGCAAATCAGCCATGAGGGGAGTTTGAGTTTGAGCAATTGCTCTGACGCACATGGTACATGAACCAATGACTTTCCTGATCACGCACCGCACAGACGCAATCCAAAATTGACGAGCGATTAAAGCTGTTATAACTCTAGGTCCCGAATGGCACGTCACAAGGTGCCAATGCTGGACAATAAGTAACGAAAGATAAGATGTCTTTGACAGTAATATTGGCTGCTTTTGAGCTTCTGTTAAATCAGCATGTGCCAAACGACCACCGACACGGATCAAGCCACAAGGATCAATGAATGGGCGAAGCACAGCAAACGTTCGAGGTGGCGCTTGATCATGCTGCAAATTGTGTAGCAATTTCCCCAGTGTCTGTAATTGAGACGCTTTGACAAGAACTGTTAGGGAATCAGTTAATTCCGAATGACATAGAAAGGCATTGGAGTACGTCTTACCTTGACATGATCCGATAAAACGACGCATCCATGTGACGACTCTAAGCATGTTGGGATATGAAGAAAAACGTGAGAACCATTCGCCATCAGTGTCGAGATGCACAGCTAAGGAAACGCCCTTTGTTTCAGGCAGCTCTTCTAAGGACATTATACAAGGCGAAAGATCCCAGGTATCCTCAGAATTACGTAGAAATTTAGGCCCATGCCAATACAGGGGGAGTTGCATAAGGGCTGAGGGCTGCATTCCACGCGAGGCACAATCAGCCGGGTTATCATCAGTACGTACATATCCCCATTTACACGATGGTAAAAGTTGATGCACCTGGTGCACTCGATTAGagacaaatattttgaacaaagaGTGTGGATTGATCAACCAAGACAAAGCTATTTGTGAGTCAGACCAGGCAAAAACATTAGTGATAACGAGTTGATGGTCCAGTGTCGCTTTGACGCGAGCCATCCATCGCGCCAATAGAACAGAAGCAGACAATTCAAGTCGAGGTATAGTGATCTTCTTCATGGGCGCCATTTTTGTCTTGGATCCTAGAAGGGAAATGGAGACGGATCCATCTGGCTGAATCAAGCGAAGATAGACAATTGCTGCGTAGCCTTGCTCAGAAGCATCACAAAAACCGCAGAGCTGGACATGGGAACCATTTTTTGTAGCCAGAAAACGCGGAATCTTGACTTTAGTCAATGTATGGAGATCTTGGACAAAGATTTTCCAATCCTCAGTCAAGTCAGACGGAAGTGGCGCATCCCAAGCTAATCCTGCCTTCCAGATTTTCTGCAGTATATGCTTGGCGTAGAAGATTACTGGAGCAATAAGGCCAATTGGGTCGAATATTCTGGCAATGGTTGACAGAACGGCGCGTTTGGTCATGACATCACACGAAGAAGAGACTTCAAAACCAAAAGTATCTTCGGAAGAGTCCCAATTCAAACCGAGAACCTTGACTAATCCTGCCTCAGGGTCATCGAACTGTAAGATCCTTTGGATACGATCCTCTTGTGGAATAGTAGCCAGAATCTGTGGATCATTACTGGACCATTTTTTCAGCTCAAAACCAGCGGTACTCAGAACAGATTTCAAATCAGATTTCAATGTCAACAGCTGGCTTGTGCTATCGGCGCCAACGCAAATATCGTCAACATAAGTTTGGTGAGTTAGTGCCTGTTTGACACCTGGAAACTCTGCACAACAATTGTCAGCAAGGTCCTTCAGAACTCGCAACGCTAGGTAAGGAGCACAGTTCACTCCGTAAGTAACCGTGTTCAGTTGGTACTCCTTAAGTTCGTCCAACGGTGACGCACGCCAGAAGATGTGTTGGTACTTCCGATATTGTGGAAGTACCAGTATTTGTCGATACATTTTACACACATCTGCTGTGAAGGTGAATTGATGTACACGAAATCGGAGCATGATATCAACAATATCCTGCTGAAGCTTTGGACCAGTAAAAAGACACTGATTTAAGGAACGATTGGATGAAGTAGTGGCCGAAGCGTCAAATACCACTCGAATTTTACTGGTTGCAACCTCACCTTTAAAAACAGGATGGTGAGGTATGAAGTAGTCACCAGGACTAGGAGCGAGAGACATATGCCCTAGTGATTCATAGTCACTCATAAAAGCTGAGTTGGCTTGATTCAAAGTTGGATTAGCTTGAAGTTTCCGCTCTAGCTTTTGGAATCGACGCAAAGCCATTTGTCGAGATCCAAAAAAACGTTCTTGCTTGCCGGATTCCATGAAGGGCAATGGGACCACGAATCGACCTCTATCATCACGCACACGTTCGGTTAAGTAGATAGTTTCACACTTGCCTTCATCAGTAAATATAACTGGAGCAGGGTCAGGTTCTTCGACACGCCAGAAACGTTCAACTAGATTCTCGAGTGATACCGTGAGTGAAACAACATTTGAACAGATTCGATCGGGCTCGTGATCAGGGACAGGGCCAATCAGAATCCACCCGAATAAAGAGCCGAATGCAGTGGGCAACGAATGGTCTATGACCACGCGTTTTCCGTCTAATATTTGGGAAAACACATCTGCTCCCAACAACAATTCAACAGGTGCTGGAAGATCAAAACTAGGATCAGCTAGAGCCAAATGCGAAAATCGGTGTTTACAGTGCTCGGGCAGATGACGAGACGGCATGTGAGTAGTTATCGTGGGCAGGACCCAAGCTGTCACCTGGATTTTCGTATTATCATCATACCGTGGTGCGATGGTACATTTTACCACACCGTTCAATTTAGGGACTTGAACACCGGAAAGACCCGTTATAGGTGCTGTCCATTTGGACCGTTTTAATCCCAGGCGATCCGCGCACGTCAAGGTCATGACACTGACCTGTGAGGCCGAATCGATCAATGCGCGGACTGGTTGAGCACGACCGCAGTAATCACGAACATGTATGAGAGCGGTCCCAAGTAAAACAGTTGGCCGATCTAGTGAACCAATGTGGACGGCTGGAGAATCGGTGGAAGATGACGGCTTTCGTGATGCTTCAAAATCGCGATGAAGAAGAACATGGTGATGACCCTTACACTTAGGACATGTCTTCGCTAAACATCGATTCGACCAATGAGTAGAATTCAAACATAGGAAACAAATTTTACGGTCCTTCGACGCTTGATATCTATCATCCAGAGACATGTCCGAAAAGGTTACACACTTAACTGTAGAATGGTCGCCAGAGCAGAAAAGACATTTGGAAGTAGATGCGACCGGGGCTTGTGAAGACAACAAGGCAACTTTagactttttattttcaagtcgATGAGTTGGTTTGGTTTTATCCGGAGGTTGGTTGTAACTTCGCGCGTTACTCGATTGTGTGACAGTTTCTAAGACTGCAACACGTGACTTGACATAGGTGACCAAATCCGAAACCAGTGGAAATTCACAAGAATTAGCAGCCTCAAAACCTTTGCGCGTTGACAGCGATAGGCCACGGACAGACAAGGCGAACAGGATGAACTCCCCCAAATCAGGAATATTCAACGACTTTAACATGGCGACTTGATCGGAGAACAGGATCAGAAATTGCTTCAGTCCATCCAATGACTCCTGAGACTGAGACTGGACTGCAATAAGTTTGTCCACAATAAGTGACGCTAATTGTCTAGGTTTATCATACCGTTCAAATAATGTGGACCAAGCTAGGTTATAAGTATTTTCCGTAAccgcaatatttttaatagtataaagaGCATCGCCCTTAAGACAACCAAGGAGATAATAAAACCGGTCGATATTTGGCAGGTTAGGAATGTGACCCACTCTAGCAAGAAACCTATCACGAAAAACAGGCCATTCGATCAAATCACCACTGAAAGAGGGTAACGGTATTTCTGGTAGACGGGATACTGAGGTGCTACCAGGCACATTATGTCTGGACCCATTGGCACTACCGTCCAGTGACACAATTTCACTTTTAGGTGTGTGTTGTTCAACTACAGTTACAACACTAATATATAGAGAACGGATCTCGGTTTCTAATTGTGTAGAAAACTCAGATGTAAGGTCTAAATCCAATAATGCATCCAAAACAGCTTGATTATGTGACACAAAGGATGTCCATAAAGAATCCAGATCACCAGcagcaattaaaaaattaggtaaCAGATCTAAATTATCATGGACACGAGCCGCCGTCTCAGCTAATGCCTTAATTCGGTTAACAGTACCTTCACGGTTAAGCAATGAGATAGTTTTAGCCCTAACTGCTAGTCTTTGCTCACGAGCAGCCTTTTCTTGGCTTGTCTCTACCATATTAATTCAGTATAtatcaactaaaaaatattttaattataaaaaacactcactttactataataatataacaccaaTGAGCAATAAGGTGGTATACAATGTGCATATACAGTAGTACCTAAACACAGTAAATATGTGAGCTGAAAGGGGAGCAATCCCAATTGATACCTACTACAACACAGAACACCTACCAAGCAAAGTATGTAACTAACAACCCAAAATCATAAACATGTACCTACTCACATTACAGAGGCACCCAACTCCATTCACTAGTGTCTTTCGCTGATGTGACTATACTATAAAACAACCACGCTCTGCTACCAAAATGTTTAGTCAAGAGGCTCCTACGATTTTAGTGGTCGGCCTCATTGACTACATCAACGAAAGTTAACAGTTTGAAGGAATACCAGGACCAATGTGACAGTAGGATTTTCAGGCTATGACCTCATCAACTATACTCTGAGATATATAACGGGCACGTATGGTAAGgcacatacaataatttattgatgaaatacaaaagaaataataataataaaagcaatGGCTAATGATTTGGTACCGGCGCCTCAGTACCAATCAATAGGAAAATACAAAGTATAGATAATGACATAGAATAATCACCAAATGATtatgataagtaataataaaacacaaggtatgataataattacgcgCGTCTCCTGCGACCGTTGGGGAAGACTTGGCTGTTGCCAACTCCGACTTGATAATAGGTACGGCGACAATATGACCACTGAAGTTTAAGTCCACACGTAGCACTCgtcacggcggcggcggcggcggcggcggcggctacgATGACGGATAACAGAGAATACAGGTATGGGTTCGGTTTGATCAGAACCGAAGGCACGCGTATTCACAGCTGCTCGCCAAACCAAACAGCGGCCGTATAACAATATCAGCACAGATCGCACGAACAAcacgtgaatataatatatatgtcggACGACCGGGCACCGTATCGAAAACAATAATACGATCAACGAAGCGGCGAAACACAGCCTATGGAGGTTACAGCGacggataaaatataataatattattacggtgaTATGGCGGCACGCGTCGCGTGAACGGCAAATCAAGTCGCGATCACAAGAACAAAGGTAACGCGTAACCGTAGATCGGCCAGCGCAACAACACAACGACGGACCGTACGTTGACAAAGGTCGTTGGGTAACTAAATTAGGTCAACGTTTTACGGGGTCTACGCGGACGTGCGTTATCGGTGACAGCATGCTAGACGGGCGGGGGACGGCACGACCGGTTCATAGACGCATTGGCTATACATCGACTGCGACGCTCGAACAGTAACCCATGTGAGTtttgaaagaatattattttgaggACAATCAATTTTCCATGAAacaaaaaaggtttttaaacattttcgaaTATTTTCATCAGTTTTTCTTTCGTCAATTGGAAATTGACCAGTGTACAcgttatgcatttttaatttccaatctTCGATGAAATGGAGTGTTAAGGATATATAACTCCTTTTCTTATAGTTGTCTGTCCACATATCTGTTGTAGCAGCAACTAATTCCTCTTCAATAAACGAACGAATATGCTCAATTACCACTTCACGTTTATTATCGGCTATTTTTAGCATGTTTCTTTGAATGGTTGTGGGATGTGGTAACAAATTTTCTGCAGATACCTCCCCATACTTAGAACCAACTGAAATCAAATAATTTGCCAAATTCTTAAACCCAGATCCAGCTACAATATCCATGGGTCTTATATCTTGACTACAAAACTGAACACACTTTTCTTGACAGTCTTTCATCACACTTTGCGGTaaatttgtcttttgttttttattaaaatactggtCAATTGAAGATGAAGGTTCAGAAGTTAACACTGCACATTTGTGTCGACTTAAATGGGAACTGCCTTGTAACAGCTTATACGACATCAATTTATGGCATTTTATACAGGATACATAATTAGTATTTTGTTCGGTTTCTGTAAACACAACAACTTCAAAGCAATTCCAAAAAGCACCTTTTGCATTACTTTTTGGAATAAGTTTACACACACCCAAGAGTAATTTCTTTTGAATTGTTTCTTTTGTCTCACGGTTAATTTCATCAATGGATGAATCCATTTCATTCGTTTTAGGATcaactagaaaatataatataatatgttaatattttataatatttaaaattaaataaaacgtaCAGATGTCAGATACCATAAAGAAACCCTGGGattacaataaataactattatatacctataaattatataaaaaaaaaaatgtgacaacGGACAAATAATTCAGTTGCATTTTGAAGagtatttgcataaaaatatttgattttcaaatacaaatgtgACCAagacagtatttaaaatactttacaaaTACTTATTTCAAAAAACTGGGGACTCCATCCACCTGGCACCTACCACTANNNNNNNNNNNNNNNNNNNNNNNNNNNNNNNNNNNNNNNNNNNNNNNNNNNNNNNNNNNNNNNNNNNNNNNNNNNNNNNNNNNNNNNNNNNNNNNNNNNNNNNNNNNNNNNNNNNNNNNNNNNNNNNNNNNNNNNNNNNNNNNNNNNNNNNNNNNNNNNNNNNNNNNNNNNNNNNNNNNNNNNNNNNNNNNNNNNNNNNNNNNNNNNNNNNNNNNNNNNNNNNNNNNNNNNNNNNNNNNNNNNNNNNNNNNNNNNNNNNNNNNNNNNNNNNNNNNNNNNNNNNNNNNNNNNNNNNNNNNNNNNNNNNNNNNNNNNNNNNNNNNNNNNNNNNNNNNNNNNNNNNNNNNNNNNNNNNNNNNNNNNNNNNNNNNNNNNNNNNNNNNNNNNNNNNNNNNNNNNNNNNNNNNNNNNNNNNNNNNNNNNNNNNNNNNNNNNNNNNNNNNNNNNNNNNNNNNNNNNNNNNNNNNNNNNNNNNNNNNNNNNNNNNNNNNNNNNNNNNNNNNNNNNNNNNNNNNNNNNNNNNNNNNNNNNNNNNNNNNNNNNNNNNNNNNNNNNNNNNNNNNNNNNNNNNNNNNNNNNNNNNNNNNNNNNNNNNNNNNNNNNNNNNNNNNNNNNNNNNNNNNNNNNNNNNNNNNNNNNNNNNNNNNNNNNNNNNNNNNNNNNNNNNNNNNNNNNNNNNNNNNNNNNNNNNNNNNNNNNNNNNNNNNNNNNNNNNNNNNNNNNNNNNNNNNNNNNNNNNNNNNNNNNNNNNNNNNNNNNNNNNNNNNNNNNNNNNNNNNNNNNNNNNNNNNNNNNNNNNNNNNNNNNNNNNNNNNNNNNNNNNNNNNNNNNNNNNNNNNNNNNNNNNNNNNNNNNNNNNNNNNNNNNNNNNNNNNNNNNNNNNNNNNNNNNNNNNNNNNNNNNNNNNNNNNNNNNNNNNNNNNNNNNNNNNNNNNNNNNNNNNNNNNNNNNNNNNNNNNNNNNNNNNNNNNNNNNNNNNNNNNNNNNNNNNNNNNNNNNNNNNNNNNNNNNNNNNNNNNNNNNNNNNNNNNNNNNNNNNNNNNNNNNNNNNNNNNNNNNNNNNNNNNNNNNNNNNNNNNNNNNNNNNNNNNNNNNNNNNNNNNNNNNNNNNNNNNNNNNNNNNNNNNNNNNNNNNNNNNNNNNNNNNNNNNNNNNNNNNNNNNNNNNNNNNNNNNNAACCAAACAGCGGCCGTATAACAATATCAGCACAGATCGCACGAACAAcacgtgaatataatatatgtcggACGACCGGGCACCGTATCGAAAACAATAATACGACCAACGAAGCGGCGAAACACAGCCTATGGAGGTTACAGCGacggataaaatataataatattattacggtgaTATGGCGGCACGCGTCGCGTGAACGGCAAATCAAGTCGCGATCACAAGAACAAAGGTAACGCGTAACCGTAGATCGGCCAGCGCAACAACACAACGACGGACCGTACGTTGACAAAGGTCGTTGGGTAACTAAAATAGGTCAACGTTTTACGGGGTCTACGCGGACGTGCGTTATCGGTGACAGCATGCTAGACGGGCGGGGGACGGCACGACCGGTTCATAGACGCATTGGCTATACATCGACTGCGGCGCTCGAACAATTATCAAGTATACCAAATGCATTTTCAACGGTTCTTCGGGCCCGGCTCAGTCTTTAGTTGAAGATTCTTTTATCAAGTGTTAAGCCTTGACTTGAATAAGGCTTCAGTAAATTTGGCTTTAAGGCAAATGCATCATCGCcaacaattacataatatggcAATTTGTAATTGAATCCAGGTACTTCACAAGGTGAAGGTAAAGGCAAAGTATTAGAAAGTATTAGAATTGCCAATGTAGAGCGTACAATGTTTGAAATAGTATTGGGAGCAATGCGTGTGGAGTAGCTCAGATCTTTGAAGGTATTACCAGTTGCCAAGTATCGAAGAGTAACAGATATTCTAACTCTTAGTGATATTGCTTTACGCATAACTGTATCCTTTTTTTGAATGAGAGGCGTCACAAGTGTCAGTAATTCATTCCAATAATCTTCCTGCATTCGGGTAAAATTTCTGAAACATGCAGGATCTTCTAGGCTAAAATgaaccaatattaaaattaaaatggtgGGTGAGTGGGTACCTCAATGTTGTATTGTAGGTGTTGTAAGAGTCAGTATAgtctgttaaattaaaatacattttccactgacaaaagtatatttcaaataggtacctacatggaaaagatttttgatttttaaaaatatttaggtagatCATGAACCTAGTGAAGAACAATGTGGTTGGAATTATCacttcctattttttttttcagataaaaaatatagattataatatgtgcaagATCAACTTTCCATATAGGATACTTCACCctaaatattactgtttttgCGTAAGActagtaaacaatatttaagatttaagattTCATAAGCGTAAAAACTATACAACAttgggtattattatgtttgtttagtATTAACCATATAAAACAAGTTATGTTGACATACCCAAGTTCTTCAAAAAGCATATTAAGAACACTTTGGTGCTTGTCAAAACGCAATAGCCAAGAACGACTCCATAACCTGGCTGGCTTCGTAACATTGTTTCTTCgtcttaatttttcaattaacaaAAAGAcactaattacattttttcggtGATGGACGACTTCAGCTACAAGTGcatccattttttaaattgtgttaaatattgtagaaacgaaaactttttaaaacacTTTGCAATTGCAATTTCAAAGTCTAaacgattacatttttaatattatttattttttggcgcGTACTGTGTTAACACATATCACTGATTAAtcatgatacaaaataaatacaaaatacattagatttaggtaaataaaataaagtttctaTTCAAGAGATGAACATTTTGAATGGCCTGgaggaattaatattttattttcctggtCCGAATTTTTTCGCACTCCGCTCCTGATCATGATTGTAGGTACTGTAGTATAAAGAGCGTttggaaatattcaaaattaaacatagaATACGATACCATACAACGATGGCCGATGACGGCCAAAAGtggtctaaaataaaaattaggcggtcttaatttactattttaaaatttggaaaactcaaatttttttacaaatttttatccCTTTATTCTACTATTTCTACTGAATTGAAACAAAGGTCctgaagtatataaataatgtttttaaccaacgttataataattgttgaaattcgatgaatttgtattttattcgttATGTTTCTGGTCTAACaatattcttttttcttttatatttcattttttgatttgtgtAATAGGTCTTGTAACGTAAACCAATACgtagaatatttatatattatatatatttttttttctgaagatcaaataattgaaaatttacctattataatttgttatttttttttcatataaaaggCTGAGAATTAAAATCACTCAACATTACGCTAttctaaatacaaaaatattgttaaggtAGTTCTCAAGTACCTAACCACAAATAAAACCATTGTTAGCGGTCACttgcgtttttaatattttataaaaagtgggtgagtggatgtcgctctgctgtatagtaagttacaagtgggtcattgtataatgtattgtattaaataataaatttgaattcaatgatagcaAAGTTGGTAAAATTGAAGATAGATACAAACAAATGGATCCAAAAGTACATTCAAAtaggtcattgtaatggatggtgttaaatttgaattcaatgatatacctaatatcattgtataagaaaaacgattctgagcgaaaacggtcactcagcctatgatattactaagtatagttgatgatattattgtgaataaagtaatttatgtataacctatttacgtggaaccttgttttaaattttcaatccttagctataaaagttgaaaattttatacaatttttatctacaaaataattatttaattttcatgacaaatcgagtgaatattattattaaaaatgtttattattattattattaattaaaccagtgaacattttaagtgtatttgttaatttgttttagagttacgcaaaataccaaaattgattttattaaaatccgattttgcgtataaaattcccatttttctttaatttttaagctgtttttcccggcgcttttgaaaactattgagaatttgaCCACCCTAatgcatcaactagattcactttcccatcgaacaagatactgttgaagaaaatgaaAGCAGTTTACTGCTCCAAACCGTGATTACAGAAAcaaggatttaaaaaaattaaaactacagagggaattacatattataaataaccaataataatgattttagttattttgttgtaattttattatattaattcaacttacctgagatttgaaaatgtaatacaaggttacttataagtttgtctacctttatcaaaaaaaaaaaaaaaatacctacttgttaataatattttaactctttaagagctgtttacggacattgtcagttttactTGTTGGTTtaattgaggttaggttaggttaattgaggtatgaaaatattagaaaactcataatatatcatagatacataggttatacacaaaaccgtaatacctttaaatatgataaataaaattattttatttttgaacctaaaagtacctttttaatataaaaattccggTTTGGTTccggtattttattatattaaaataaaggttacggttccagttccggttcttaatatcttaaaggttccggttccagaaccggttcttttaggttcggttccagtcaCTGACATGAATACGataatatgaaaactaatttaaaaacataaaaaaataaattaaaaaagtttttgctGAAACAGTCAAAATTTATAgtgaccatattataatattagtattgtgtaggtacctatattataatcataatttataagtattagaAATGTAAAACCTAGTCATGTTCTTACGCCTGGTGGtcgttatgtatattttatttcataaaggTAACTAGACACTGTATTTAAACACATACTACTATACttactatttattagttattatgtattaactattaagatcctaataatattgacaaccgtcataactcataatatatggATATTACGATGTCACGGTCAGGATTTCTGTGGTTATTAATTTCTGGGGTCTTACCGGCGAGACCCctaattctttataattttaaatggttgATCCTCCTAATGAAAACTTATTTTAGCAAATTCTAACAATGTTATTATGCTTAATAATTAgaggatttaatatattgtctCGAAGGCCACACCATACAAAATAGCAAAAATGGTGcttttaacacaaaaaaattcattgaaaATTTGTCCAACGATTTGaatgttaatacaatttcattatCAAAATCAAGCGTAcgtcatattgtataaaaaaataaaatacaaatggaataaaaaaaaaatcattgataaATGGTAGAtcaataataaagataaaatatacgcaatacataatattgtttcaattgATAACAGTAATACAACGACGGAGCACGACCACACAAGTAACATGGTTAGGTTATTGGTATGTGGTAGTCACTTTCATAGGAAAAAGATTACAAAGATTAAGCACcgaacataggcgcaaattttGGGGGNNNNNNNNNNNNNNNNNNNNNNNNNNNNNNNNNNNNNNNNNNNNNNNNNNcccccccccccccaaaaaaaaacctatgacatataattttaatatgctatattggaatggtctgcttgccttagatttaaaattacttaaaattacaCTCGAAAACCttcacattaaaaaacaaatcataaaagACGTAAAGAAGCGATAACGATTTTTGCTTGTTTGTAGGTTGAAAGTTGATAGTAGGGGAGGAACGGTTGAAAACAcgttttgtataaaaaacacaattatattatttgcattttatgcGATGCGAtgactattgattttacaatgatgtatgtgtttttttttttgttaattttttctttattttaatcttttttttctttaccaTCATTATGGTATAGGGCAGTAcaactgctttgattttcttcaaaagtaggtatcttgttcgatgggaaagtgaatcttgttggTGCATTCGAgaggaaaattttaaaattctcaatagtttacAAAAGCActaggaaaaacaacataaaaatgaagtaaaaccgggaatttttattcaaaatcggttttcgacaagatcggcaacgcttaagcacagataatgttcttatctGAAAGTTGTATGA from the Acyrthosiphon pisum isolate AL4f chromosome X, pea_aphid_22Mar2018_4r6ur, whole genome shotgun sequence genome contains:
- the LOC103311346 gene encoding uncharacterized protein LOC103311346, whose product is MVETSQEKAAREQRLAVRAKTISLLNREGTVNRIKALAETAARVHDNLDLLPNFLIAAGDLDSLWTSFVSHNQAVLDALLDLDLTSEFSTQLETEIRSLYISVVTVVEQHTPKSEIVSLDGSANGSRHNVPGSTSVSRLPEIPLPSFSGDLIEWPVFRDRFLARVGHIPNLPNIDRFYYLLGCLKGDALYTIKNIAVTENTYNLAWSTLFERYDKPRQLASLIVDKLIAVQSQSQESLDGLKQFLILFSDQVAMLKSLNIPDLGEFILFALSVRGLSLSTRKGFEAANSCEFPLVSDLVTYVKSRVAVLETVTQSSNARSYNQPPDKTKPTHRLENKKSKVALLSSQAPVASTSKCLFCSGDHSTVKCVTFSDMSLDDRYQASKDRKICFLCLNSTHWSNRCLAKTCPKCKGHHHVLLHRDFEASRKPSSSTDSPAVHIGSLDRPTVLLGTALIHVRDYCGRAQPVRALIDSASQVSVMTLTCADRLGLKRSKWTAPITGLSGVQVPKLNGVVKCTIAPRYDDNTKIQVTAWVLPTITTHMPSRHLPEHCKHRFSHLALADPSFDLPAPVELLLGADVFSQILDGKRVVIDHSLPTAFGSLFGWILIGPVPDHEPDRICSNVVSLTVSLENLVERFWRVEEPDPAPVIFTDEGKCETIYLTERVRDDRGRFVVPLPFMESGKQERFFGSRQMALRRFQKLERKLQANPTLNQANSAFMSDYESLGHMSLAPSPGDYFIPHHPVFKGEVATSKIRVVFDASATTSSNRSLNQCLFTGPKLQQDIVDIMLRFRVHQFTFTADVCKMYRQILVLPQYRKYQHIFWRASPLDELKEYQLNTVTYGVNCAPYLALRVLKDLADNCCAEFPGVKQALTHQTYVDDICVGADSTSQLLTLKSDLKSVLSTAGFELKKWSSNDPQILATIPQEDRIQRILQFDDPEAGLVKVLGLNWDSSEDTFGFEVSSSCDVMTKRAVLSTIARIFDPIGLIAPVIFYAKHILQKIWKAGLAWDAPLPSDLTEDWKIFVQDLHTLTKVKIPRFLATKNGSHVQLCGFCDASEQGYAAIVYLRLIQPDGSVSISLLGSKTKMAPMKKITIPRLELSASVLLARWMARVKATLDHQLVITNVFAWSDSQIALSWLINPHSLFKIFVSNRVHQVHQLLPSCKWGYVRTDDNPADCASRGMQPSALMQLPLYWHGPKFLRNSEDTWDLSPCIMSLEELPETKGVSLAVHLDTDGEWFSRFSSYPNMLRVVTWMRRFIGSCQGKTYSNAFLCHSELTDSLTVLVKASQLQTLGKLLHNLQHDQAPPRTFAVLRPFIDPCGLIRVGGRLAHADLTEAQKQPILLSKTSYLSLLIVQHWHLVTCHSGPRVITALIARQFWIASVRCVIRKVIGSCTMCVRAIAQTQTPLMADLPAVRVQACRPFSRVGIDYAGPLPMRECRLRKARQYKVYVAVFVCMAVKAVHLEIVLDLTILMRSWPHSIVSLRDVVFRTKYFQTAGPILLERQNNCVN